The stretch of DNA AGAGGGGCTTCTCCCCGTAGGGCTGCCTCAGAAACCTTTAAATCACTGCCTGGGGCGCCAGGGCACGGGGGTTGTGGCCCCAGCTCGTGGAGAAGTGACTCCAGCTGAGCTGCCCTGGTGCCTGTCACAACCACGGCGTGACTCCAGCGAGGTGCTGAAGCTCCAGGGGTACCCGCCAGGAGCTCCCCAGCAACCTGTCCCTgttgctgcagcctcctgcatCCTCAtttgcagagccagcagcaagTCCCTCAGGTTTCTCACAGGCAATAAAACGCTGTCCATGGTGAGCATTGCAGGGGAAGAgatggtgtgtgtgtgctccTGTGCTGGATCCGTGCTCCTCCTGTCGTGGGGCAGAGGTTTGTGGGTCTGTGCTGGTGTCTCTCAGTCTGCCTTGAAAAGctgtttagaaatgaaaaaggtGTTTTTCCAAATGGGGAACTCTCCAGGCAGCTGAGAGacagaggagctgcttttgtCTTCCCCCAGACGAAGCACCTGCCTCTGTTCTCTACTGAAGCGTTTTGCCTCGGGTCCTTTTGGGgttcagccccagcctgggaaGGATTGGGGTGGTGCTGGGGTGTCTCTTGTGGAGGAGACAGCAGAGAGGTTTGTCTGTGTAGGGCAGGGGCTTCAGCCTGCTTTGGGCAGTTTGGGTTTGAACCACAGGAGCTGTTTAGGAAGAACTCAAGGTGCAAAAGGATTCATAATCTAAGGCTAAAAAGCATGAGATGATGTGCAGCTGCCTTGTGTTTCACTGGCACTcgggcagctggagcagctcagctgctgtgtgAAGTGTCCCAGTCCCAAGCTGGCTGCTCTCCTGCCCGTGGGTCATCTCTGTAGCAGGGTGTGAGCTCTGTGGTGAAGGTCAGGAGCTCACCTGTCTCTGTATCTCTCTGTTACATGCAGCTTCCCGCGGCTCGCTGAGCCCTGTGCATTCCTGCTCTCGGTGGTGGCTGCAGGCACAGTGACAGCAGGATGTGTGAAGGGCCATCCAGGATTTCGGGGCCCATCCCCCCAGACCCTACACTCTTTCCAGACTATTACAAACGCCCCTTCTCAGGTGAGTCTGTGACTGGTGTTGCAGATGTGAGGGTCTGTGCTGCGGCACAACGCAGCTCACCCGCTCCAGGGCCTGGCTCGTTGGTGTCCTCAACAGGCTCTGCTCACACTGgggcagctgcttctgctgcctcacagggtcacagaatgctgggggctggaagggccctgcagagctcatccagcccctgctccagcagcttcccctgcctcagggggcacaggaacgtgtccagggggggttgggaacctcctgagaaggagcctccacaccctccctgggcagcctgggccagggctccctcacctcagcaccaaaggacttgctcctcctgggccaggggaactgtttgtgttccagcctgtgcctgttcccccttgtcctatgcctgggcaccacagagcaaagcccatccccatcctcctgacacccacccttgaggcatttctcagcactgctgaggtgcccctgagctcaggcttctcttccccaggctcaacagccccagggctgcagcctttcctcctcacacacatgttccagcccctcagcaccttgctggccctgccctggcctctctgcagcagttccctgtctctctggagctgggaagTGAAGAGCCTCATGGATGTTGATCCTAAAGCTTAAAAGATGGCAAAGCATCAGGTAGAAGTTGAAAGGGGCTTCTTCAGCATCGTAGGCTGTGTGTGGAGAGCACTGCAGGGTAAGACAATTTCCTCTgcatctccttctctttctttctctgcagctcgagggaggctggaagggaacaCTCAGAATCTGGCCCCAGttggcagccccttccctgcacTGGGCAGTGCCCGcctggccctggcagcccctcGCATTCGCCCCAGCGGGAGGAGCTTCCTGGAGAAGGGACAGAGGGGGACACTCAGTCTCTTGCTGCAGCTCGAAGGGATCTCCCTTGATGGGGAGCTGCCAGGCAAGAGTAAGTCCAGCTGAGTTggtttggggctggggggggaggTGTCAGTGGCCTGGGTGGattcctcagctctgctgcaggggcagagcttgagcctgagcagggctggtctcctctgtgctgcctttggcCTGGCATTGCTGTCCCCAGGCTGTcacttgtgctgctgctcctccctgaCTGCTGTGGCCCAGATGTGCACTAGGGAGTGTGAAGAAAGAAAGCCACTTATGAGGAGCTAGTCATGGATGAGGGGCTGCTGAGAGGTGCTGGAAATGAGTCAAGCCCTCCTGGTTTGCTGCCTCTGAATAGAACTGGTACCTTTATAATCAGAGCTGGATCAAGTGAAGCCTTCATGCAGACAGGATGTTTAGCTGGGGATTTCCTTGTTAGTGAAGCCAGGCAGGATTTGGGAAGGCTGTTTGTATATGTGGATACTGAGGATGTGAAAGGCCTTCCCTCCTCCACAGTGGTCACCCAGGGAGCACTCAGCAGTCCAGGAAGGAGCACTGGGGCTCACTGGGTTTACTTTATAGTCCTGCTTGGTGCCAGCTGTGGCTGCCACAACTGCTGTGCCAAAGCAGGAGGGGAAGTCTGGTGGTGTCAGCTGAGATCTTCCCTCTCTTGGAGAGCCCAGGGAGGGATCAGTTTTGATGTGATAACAAGAAATGCAATCCTTAGTCTTGATTGTGTCCCTGTGAGTGTGGGATGGTGGCTGAccctgcagccaggagcagTGCAGGTGGAAGGCTCTGCAGCACCAACTGCCCCCTCTGTGCTCAGAAACACCATGGGATGCTGATCTGGGAACTGACCTTGCTCCTGAGAGGGTGCTGACATAGCTTGTGTGGCATAGCCCAAAATGAGATGAGTGAGCCCCAgtgtgggagaggaagggagcctgtgaggagcagcagtgAGTGCTCCTCTGGGCACTGTGGGGTGCTCGGGCAGGCAGGAGAGCGCAGATTGTCCGCTCTGCAGCAGGGGCCAGAGCCTGTGGTTCCTATGGGGTTtggagatggagctgtgggACTCTTGGTGCCAGTGCTCCAAGAGCCCACATCCCTTGGCAGTGTCTGAGGGATGAAGGCTGTGTCTCCTCTTGCTGTGCAGGGAAAGAATCCAAGGACCATGAGAAGGAGAACATGAGGCGAATAAAGGAGATtcagaagaggtgcagagagaaGGAGCGAGCCcaggagcacagccagcccaaGCCAGTGAAAGCTCTGTGGAAATCCCACAAGTATGAAAATGTGGAGTCAAAGGTGAAGGCCAAACTGCAGGTTGGTACCCTCAGAGCCCTTGAACTGACAGGGTGGTTCCCAAGCCTGTGGTTCCCAGTGCCAGTCCCTCATTCCCTGCGTGCCACCCACCTCTGTGCCGCCCAGGGCCCTTCCACACACGTGCAGCAAACCCACCTGGGCTTCAGCAGCACGAGCCCACGCTGTGGTCTGACACATCCTCAGGGTTAGAGGGAGGCTGAGCTCATTCCTCCCTTTGTTTTGGGGAAAGGGGGTGGTGTGTGCGTGGTGCTGTGCGGGTGCCTCAGAGCGAGGCGGCAGGAGGCCCTGCCGCTGACTCCCACGGCTTTAACTGTTGTGTTTCTGTACAAAGCTCAGCtggcaggcctgggtttgttgCTGTAGGGAGTCTGTCTGGGCTTTGCTGGCTGTGGACAAATTGCTTTCACCCAAGAACTTCTGCCAAGTCGTGGCAGAAAGAGCACTCAGTCATCTGCCTGCTGGAAACCTGTGGCTCAGCTTGTGGTTGACCACCCGGCCTTCGCTGTGTGGATTTCTCCTTGCTCCAGCTTCCCTCCAGTAGTGTTTGTGTTCTTGCCTTTCCCAGGAGACCTCCCCACCCCCAAATGCAGAGGCTGTGAAGTTCCTGAGGGCGTATTCTCGCTGTGGCCCTGGGATCAGGCCGTGCAGACCGCTGTCCCCAAGGCCTGAGGGAACCAGAGCAGGAGGAGACGCCGGGGCTGCAGAGGCACTGGCTGCCAACACCAAGGTGAGCTGCACACTGACTGCATCCTTCCCAGGGGCTTCTGGTACTCATCTATGCTTCCACTTCTCCCTTGCTCCTGCTTTTAGCCTCATGTGTTCTTCTAAAGCATTGTGTCAGGTGTGCTATGTGAAGAGGGAGAGCTGCAAATGCTGTTCCTGGCTCAAGGGAAGGAACAGGGTCTTAGTCACTGGTGAGATGGGTGTTCAAAGATTGCTCATACTCCCCTCTGGCTTCATCCCTGCTCATGGTTAAAGAGATTGTGAAGGTCCCTTTGCAAATCCCACCAGTGATCTCCAATCTGCCCCTCCTAGGGTTTTGCAGGAGGTCTTGGGGACCTGGAGACTGCTCCCACCTTAACCAAAggagctgtggcttctgcatGAGAGACAGAGGCTGGGGAAATGGGTTTGCTTCTTAGTAAGGAGAGTTAAACCATGTGTGTGCTGAGCCAtcccctgctgcctccctcccttcctctcttccagATGCAGGTGGAGGGCAAGAGCATCGACTTCATAAAGCACAACGCCCGGCACGCCAAGCGCGCCCCGCTGCGCTGCTCCCAGTCCCTGCAGGccctggctgagctgctgcagcagaagcaccGTGAGCAGGAGGAGTACAACAGCAAGCAGAAGGGCCACGTCCCCCAGTAGTATGTGTGTCCCACTCTGCTCCATGGCACTTTCTGTCACAGAaccccagggtgctgggggctggcagggccctgcagagctgctgcagccccagcccctgctccagcagcttcccctggctcagggggcacaggaacgtgtccagctggggttggaaacctcctgagaaggagcctccacaccctccctgggcagcctgggccagagctccctcacctcacactgaaacagtttgtccttatgtttcaatggaactgtttgtgttgcagcttcatcccatcaccccttgtcctggcactggatacaacagaaacaaagtgctgccccaacctcctgacacccaccagtgagatacttgtaaatattcatgaggtgcccctgagctcaggcttctcttccccaggctca from Colius striatus isolate bColStr4 chromosome 14, bColStr4.1.hap1, whole genome shotgun sequence encodes:
- the ENKD1 gene encoding enkurin domain-containing protein 1, whose translation is MCEGPSRISGPIPPDPTLFPDYYKRPFSARGRLEGNTQNLAPVGSPFPALGSARLALAAPRIRPSGRSFLEKGQRGTLSLLLQLEGISLDGELPGKRKESKDHEKENMRRIKEIQKRCREKERAQEHSQPKPVKALWKSHKYENVESKVKAKLQETSPPPNAEAVKFLRAYSRCGPGIRPCRPLSPRPEGTRAGGDAGAAEALAANTKMQVEGKSIDFIKHNARHAKRAPLRCSQSLQALAELLQQKHREQEEYNSKQKGHVPQYLLERKELWRRETEERLRNLPDPDTPPGHSMMPEGQRLETLSNLKQSQEQLVKDLVMLPMRTDTLSMQKRRVELERKLSQIDEAIKIFSRPKVFIKLDS